In Prunus dulcis chromosome 1, ALMONDv2, whole genome shotgun sequence, the following are encoded in one genomic region:
- the LOC117625902 gene encoding protein NETWORKED 1B-like isoform X1 encodes MATLLHSESRRLYSWWWDSHISPKNSKWLQENLTDMDAKVKAMIKLIEEDADSFARRAEMYYKKRPELMKLVEEFYRAYRALAERYDHATVELRQAHRTMAEAFPNQVPYVLADESPSGSSGPDVEPHTPEIPHPVRAFFDADDLHKDALGLTSTNLQALKRNGSVDSESGISKRGLKQVNEMFNPGEVPNNLKVAEGRMREGLSFQEAEESKQKLQSGYSQLTSENQSLKTQVLSQSERAAKAETEVQTLKKTLDEIQAEKDTVLLQYEQSLEKLSKLGRELNDAQMAVGGLDERASKADIETTILKETLVELEAERDAGLLQYNRCLERISSLESMLSFAQRDAKGLNERAIKAETEAQTLKQELSKLEAEKEGFFLQYKQCLEQISVLETKISVSEENSRMLNEQIERAEGEIKSLKESLAILKEEKEAAALQYKQCMDTISKMESEISHAQADAERLKSEILTGAANLKSAEEQCVLLERSNQSLRLEADGLLKKITSKDQELSEKNEEMEKFQILMQEEHLRFVQAEATLQALQKLHSQSQESQKALALEFKNGLQMLKDLEIRKQGMEDDIQQVKEENKSLSELNFSCTISIKNLQDEIFNIKEMKEKLEQEVALKSDQSNALQQHIFDLEEEIKGLNKRYRAMAEQVESAGLNPECFESSVKDLQNEKAKLKDICTRDREERELLYEKLKDMGKLSKENAVLESSLLGLNGELEGLREKVKELQESCQFLQGEKSILVAEKAILLSQLQIITQNMQKLFEKNTLLENSLSGANIELERLRARSKSLEELCQLLNNEKCNLLNERGTLVFQLKDVEQRLRNLEKRFSKLEKKYSKLEKEKGSTLNVVEELWGSLHAEKRERASYIRSSEARLAGLENNFHVMQEERRLGKKEFEEELDRALNAQIEIFVLQKFIEDLEEKNFSLLIESQRHVEASKFSDKLIAELENENLELQVEEEFLVGEIEKLRLGIRQVFRALQTEPDSHENKSGQDQIPVLHILNTIKDLKTSLFRSKDGEQQLLVEKSVLLTLLEQMRLEGAEIELAKQLFEQEYEIMVDRCSTLQKEKHELLEMTRQLRLEVTKKEHKEETLEAQLQTLQAKLENFQDAYVVLQKENSKVLEERRSLLKKVLDLEEGKQMLEEENSVNFHEALAFSNLSLVLESFTIEKAAELKALAEDLNTLFVINNDLKEAVGILEENLVMKEVENLHLNDTVQLLDKEMSEANDLNGQLSHQIAVGKDYLKQKTMKLSEAEEKLEKTEELNLQLCRTFQELKMEYEESKIVRENCEKQILELSEGSTNQKKEIVGLREANEILENEILCKAIEKEIENLHLNETVQLLDKDLCEAKDSKAQLSHEILAGMNSLKQKTMELSEVEQKLRKTGDLNEELCRTVQELRMENEDSKLMRENCEKQILELSKDNSNQKNEIDSLHKANGTLEIEVGILSEVIEEHRIREENLNSELEERSNDFELWEAEAAAFYFDFQVSAVREVFLENKVNELSQVCESLKDESATKGVELEQMKGRVSSLEGEVGGLMAQLSAYVPVVASLRENVASLQHNAVLRTKLLVESNQQYKDIEPQNYLHQKSCPDSREDPSTLVPDGISELEKMQTMIKEVEKMFVEETERLAIEAVEKAMVEEMERLATQESTKNTNIKVEVSVEIEDLKSKGTSLQGKGSKSEELKLENEFTDENLKLQRMKSDNGTSMKDIPLDHVSDCSFYGRSRRDNGGADDQMLELWETAEQHCRQDPVTSEIENQASAPREDVAYHRFADSQKIIQNSSSEVQVEKELGIDKLEVSLDIQEPSREGKKEKILERLASDAQKLISLQTIAQDLNKKMETNKKGRKANGTEYETVKTHLHEVEEAVVQLAEINDQLKKNIEESPLNEQTSMELEEAGNVRRERILEQASKGSEKIGRLQFELQNIHYILLKLEDENKNKGRNGFYVSRTGVLLKDFIYSGRSSERRKKARVCGCMRPSTNGD; translated from the exons ATGGCAACCCTGTTACATTCCGAGTCCAGACGCTTATATTCTTGGTGGTGGGACAGTCATATTagcccaaaaaattcaaaatggcTTCAGGAAAATCTTACAG ACATGGATGCCAAAGTCAAAGCAATGATCAAGCTCATTGAAGAAGATGCAGATTCTTTTGCAAGGAGGGCAGAAATGTACTACAAAAAACGCCCAGAGCTCATGAAACTGGTTGAGGAATTCTATCGAGCTTATCGTGCGTTAGCAGAGAGGTACGATCATGCAACTGTGGAGCTGCGACAGGCTCATCGAACCATGGCAGAAGCGTTTCCCAACCAAGTACCTTATGTATTGGCAGATGAATCACCCTCAGGCTCTTCTGGCCCAGACGTTGAACCTCATACACCAGAAATTCCACATCCAGTTCGTGCCTTTTTTGACGCAGATGACTTGCATAAGGATGCACTGGGACTCACATCAACTAACTTACAAGCTTTGAAAAGGAATGGTTCAGTAGACTCTGAATCAGGAATAAGCAAAAGAGGTCTGAAACAGGTCAATGAGATGTTCAATCCAGGAGAAGTGCCAAATAATTTAAAGGTTGCAGAGGGAAGGATGAGAGAAGGCTTAAGTTTCCAAGAAGCAGAAGAGAGcaaacaaaaattgcaaaGTGGGTACTCTCAGTTAACAAGTGAGAACCAGAGTCTCAAGACCCAGGTTCTTTCTCAATCTGAGCGTGCTGCAAAAGCTGAAACTGAAGTTCAAACCTTAAAGAAAACTCTAGATGAGATACAAGCTGAAAAAGACACAGTCCTTCTTCAGTACGAGCAGAGTTTGGAGAAGTTATCTAAACTGGGGAGAGAACTAAATGATGCACAAATGGCTGTTGGAGGGCTCGATGAACGAGCGAGCAAAGCTGATATTGAAACTACAATATTGAAGGAAACCCTTGTGGAATTAGAAGCAGAGAGGGATGCTGGTCTTCTTCAGTACAATCGTTGTTTGGAAAGGATATCTAGCCTGGAGAGCATGTTATCTTTTGCCCAAAGGGACGCAAAAGGACTTAATGAGCGAGCTATTAAAGCAGAAACTGAAGCTCAAACTCTCAAGCAAGAACTTTCTAAACTAGAGGCTGAAAAGGAaggtttttttcttcagtaCAAGCAATGTCTTGAGCAGATATCTGTTCTGGAGACTAAAATCTCAGTTTCTGAGGAAAATTCCAGAATGCTTAATGAACAAATTGAAAGAGCTGAAGGTGAAATCAAATCTCTGAAGGAATCTCTGGCTATACtgaaggaagagaaagaagctGCAGCTCTTCAATACAAGCAGTGCATGGATACAATTTCTAAGATGGAAAGTGAAATTTCTCATGCTCAAGCAGATGCTGAACGACTGAAAAGCGAAATTTTGACAGGGGCAGCAAACTTAAAGAGTGCCGAAGAACAATGCGTTCTCTTGGAGAGATCAAATCAGTCTCTGCGGTTAGAGGCGGACGGTCTGCTGAAGAAGATTACAAGTAAAGATCAAGAACTTTCAGAGAAGAATGAAGAGATGGAGAAATTTCAGATTCTGATGCAGGAGGAGCATTTGCGGTTTGTGCAAGCTGAAGCCACTCTCCAAGCTCTACAGAAGTTGCACTCCCAATCCCAAGAGTCTCAGAAAGCTTTAGCACTGGAGTTCAAAAATGGCCTTCAAATGTTGAAGGACTTAGAGATACGCAAACAAGGTATGGAGGATGATATCCAGCAGGTTAAGGAGGAAAATAAGAGCTTAAGtgaattgaatttttcttgCACTATCTCGATAAAGAATCTGCAAGATGAAATCTTTAACATTAAAGAGATGAAAGAGAAACTTGAACAGGAGGTTGCGCTAAAATCAGACCAAAGCAATGCCCTCCAGCAGCATATATTCGATTTGGAGGAGGAAATTAAGGGATTGAACAAAAGATACCGGGCTATGGCGGAGCAGGTGGAATCAGCAGGTTTAAATCCTGAATGCTTTGAGTCATCTGTGAAAGACTTGCAAAATGAAAAAGCAAAGCTGAAAGATATCTGCACAAGggacagagaagagagagaactTCTTTATGAGAAATTGAAGGATATGGGTAAACTTTCAAAGGAGAATGCCGTTCTGGAGAGTTCGCTGTTGGGGTTGAATGGTGAGTTGGAGGGTTTGAGAGAGAAGGTCAAAGAATTGCAGGAGTCTTGCCAGTTTCTCCAGGGAGAAAAATCCATTCTTGTTGCTGAGAAAGCTATCCTGCTTTCTCAGTTACAAATTATCACTCAGAATATGCAGAAGCTTTTTGAGAAGAACACCTTGTTGGAAAATTCCCTCTCTGGTGCAAATATTGAGCTTGAACGGTTGAGAGCAAGATCAAAGAGCTTGGAAGAGTTGTGCCAGTTACTCAATAATGAGAAGTGCAATCTTCTTAATGAGAGGGGCACCCTTGTATTTCAGTTAAAAGATGTTGAACAGAGACTGCGAAACCTGGAAAAGCGGTTTTcaaaattagagaaaaaatattcaaagctggagaaggagaaagGCTCCACACTTAATGTTGTAGAGGAACTATGGGGTTCCCTTCATGCAGAAAAACGAGAGCGTGCAAGTTATATACGGTCAAGTGAGGCTCGGTTAGCAGGTTTGGAAAACAATTTCCATGTCATGCAGGAAGAAAGAAGGCTgggaaagaaagaatttgaagAAGAACTAGATAGAGCTCTAAATGCCCAGATTGAGATCTTTGTCCTTCAGAAGTTTATAGAAGATCTGGAAGAGAagaatttttcattattaattGAGAGTCAGAGACATGTTGAGGCATCCAAATTTTCTGATAAGCTGATCGCAGAATTGGAGAATGAAAATCTTGAGTTACAGGTGGAAGAAGAATTCTTGGTGGGAGAAATCGAAAAGTTAAGGCTGGGAATTCGTCAAGTGTTCAGGGCTCTTCAAACTGAACCGGATAGCCATGAAAATAAGAGTGGACAAGACCAAATACCTGTGCTGCACATTTTGAATACCATTAAGGACTTGAAAACTTCTTTGTTTAGGAGCAAGGATGGGGAACAACAGTTGCTGGTTGAGAAGTCAGTGCTCTTAACTTTACTTGAGCAGATGAGATTAGAGGGTGCAGAGATAGAATTAGCAAAACAACTCTTCGAGCAGGAGTATGAGATTATGGTAGACCGTTGTTCTACGCTACAAAAAGAGAAGCATGAGCTTCTAGAGATGACGAGGCAGCTGAGGTTGGAAGTGACCAAGAAAGAGCACAAGGAGGAAACATTAGAGGCTcaattgcaaacgcttcaagCTAAGCTGGAAAATTTTCAGGATGCTTATGTGGTTTTGCAGAAAGAGAACTCCAAGGTGCTTGAAGAGAGAAGATCTTTGCTTAAGAAAGTTTTGGACCTGGAAGAGGGAAAGCAAATGCTTGAAGAGGAGAATAGTGTTAATTTCCATGAAGCACTAGCTTTCAGCAACCTCTCTTTGGTTTTAGAGAGCTTCACAATTGAAAAAGCTGCGGAACTAAAAGCACTTGCTGAAGATCTCAACACCCTCTTTGTAATTAACAATGACCTCAAAGAGGCTGTTGGAATATTGGAGGAGAATTTAGTGATGAAAGAAGTAGAAAATCTACATCTGAATGACACGGTCCAATTGTTGGACAAGGAAATGAGTGAAGCCAATGACTTAAATGGTCAACTAAGCCATCAAATTGCAGTTGGAAAGGATTATCTGAAACAGAAAACCATGAAGCTCTCAGAGGCAGAAGAGAAGCTTGAAAAGACAGAGGAATTGAATCTGCAATTATGTAGAACATTTCAGGAACTGAAGATGGAATATGAAGAATCAAAAATTGTGAGAGAAAATTGTGAGAAGCAGATTCTTGAACTATCTGAAGGTAGCACAAATCAGAAAAAGGAAATCGTTGGCCTTCGTGAAGCGAATGAAATTctggagaatgaaatcttgtgtaaagcaattgaaaaagaaatagaaaatctaCATCTGAATGAGACAGTCCAATTGTTGGACAAGGATCTTTGTGAAGCCAAGGACTCAAAAGCTCAGCTAAGCCATGAAATATTAGCTGGAATGAATTCTCTGAAACAGAAAACCATGGAGCTCTCAGAAGTTGAACAGAAGCTTAGAAAGACAGGGGACTTGAATGAGGAATTGTGCAGAACCGTTCAGGAACTGAGGATGGAAAATGAAGATTCAAAACTAATGAGAGAAAATTGTGAGAAGCAGATTCTAGAACTATCGAAAGATAActcaaatcagaaaaatgaaattgatagCCTTCACAAAGCAAATGGAACTCTGGAGATTGAAGTGGGCATCTTAAGTGAAGTAATTGAAGAACATAGAATTAGagaagagaatttgaattCAGAGCTGGAAGAAAGAAGCAATGACTTTGAACTCTGGGAGGCTGAGGCTGCAGCAttctattttgattttcaagTTTCTGCTGTCCGTGAAgtttttcttgaaaataaagttAATGAGCTTTCTCAAGTTTGTGAGAGTCTTAAAGATGAAAGTGCTACAAAAGGTGTGGAGCTTGAACAAATGAAAGGAAGAGTTAGCTCCTTGGAAGGTGAAGTTGGAGGACTGATGGCCCAGCTGTCTGCATATGTTCCTGTTGTAGCCTCGTTGAGAGAGAATGTAGCATCTCTTCAGCACAATGCCGTTCTTAGAACAAAGCTTCTTGTGGAAAGCAATCAACAATATAAG GATATTGAACCACAAAATTATCTACATCAAAAGAGCTGTCCGGATTCAAGAGAAGATCCAAGCACATTGGTACCAGACGGAATTTCAGAATTGGAAAAAATGCAGACTATGATCAAAGAAGTTGAAAAGATGTTTGTAGAAGAAACAGAGAGGCTTGCAATTGAAGCAGTTGAAAAGGCAATGGTGGAAGAAATGGAAAGGCTTGCAACTCAGGAAAGTACAAAAAACACCAACATCAAAGTGGAG GTTTCTGTGGAGATCGAAGATCTAAAATCAAAAGGTACCTCACTTCAAGGAAAAGGCAGTAAAAGTGAAGAGCtgaaacttgaaaatgagTTTACTGATGAAAATCTCAAGTTGCAGAGGATGAAATCTGATAATGGGACTTCGATGAAAGATATTCCGCTTGATCATGTTTCAGATTGTTCATTTTATGGAAGAAGCAGGAGAGATAATGGTGGGGCAGATGATCAAATGCTCGAGTTATGGGAAACTGCCGAACAACACTGCCGTCAGGATCCGGTGACCAGTGAGATAGAAAATCAGGCATCTGCACCAAGGGAAGATGTGGCTTACCATCGGTTTGCGGATTCGCAGAAGATCATTCAAAATTCTTCTTCGGAAGTTCAGGTTGAGAAGGAGTTGGGCATTGACAAGCTGGAGGTGTCCCTTGATATTCAAGAGCCAAGTCGTGAAGGCAAGAAGGAAAAGATATTGGAGAGACTTGCTTCTGATGCTCAGAAACTGATAAGTCTGCAAACAATTGCTCAAGATTTGAATAAGAAGATGGAGACAAACAAGAAGGGTAGAAAGGCAAATGGCACTGAATATGAAACAGTCAAGACACACTTGCATGAAGTTGAGGAGGCAGTTGTGCAGCTAGCAGAAATTAATGatcaattgaaaaagaatATCGAAGAGTCTCCGTTGAACGAGCAGACGTCCATGGAGTTGGAGGAGGCTGGAAATGTCCGGAGAGAGAGAATACTGGAACAGGCAAGTAAAGGGTCTGAGAAGATTGGAAGGTTGCAGTTTGAGTTACAGAACATTCACTATATTTTGCTGAAATTGGaggatgaaaacaaaaacaaagggaGGAATGGATTTTACGTAAGTAGAACAGGTGTTCTCCTGAAGGATTTTATTTACAGTGGCAGAAGTAGTGAGAGGCGCAAGAAGGCTCGTGTGTGTGGGTGTATGAGACCCTCCACAAATGGAGACTGA